The genomic DNA CCAGCGCAAGGTTCGCGCTCTGCGCCACGAAATCACCCAAGGCGTAACTGCCCTGCAACGCCTCGCGGGCGCGACGGGTTTCCAGCACCGCGTCGGGATGCACCAGCAGGCTGTGCCACGCTGCCGGTACCGGGATGGACACCAGCCGGTCAGCGGTGCTCAATACCAGCCCACCCAGCAGCATGGGCCCCAGGTTGTCCCCATGGCGGCCGCCGCTGGCCACCATCTCGCCTTCCAGCGCGAACGGATACAGCGCCTTACGGTCCAGGGGTGCATCAAGCAACGCATTGGCGGCCACCAGTGCCGCTACGCAGGAGGCGGCCGATCCGCCCATGCCTGATCCCAGCGCGATGCCCTTGTCGATTTCGACGGCAAAGCCGTACGGCAGTTCGAGCACCTCCTGCATCGCCATCAAGGCCGCGCCGGCCGTATTGAGCGCGGGCTCCCGTGGCAGCGGCAGGTCAGCACCCCGGATGGCGTCGATCCGCACCTCGCGCTCGGCGATCCGACGCACGGTCACCGTGTCACCGACGCCGGCGATGGCATGGCCCAGAATGTCGAAGCCGACGCCGACATTGCCGACCGACGCCGGTGCGAACGCGCGTGCGATCACAGGCGCGCCCCTTCGCCGGCGGCCACGCGCAGCAGGTCCGCGAACACACCGGCGGCGGTCACATCGGGGCCAGCCCCCGGACCCTGTACCACAAGCGGGTTGTCACAGTATCGCCGGGTGCGGAACTGGACCACGTTGTCGGTGAGCTTCAGGTTTGCGAATGCGTGGTCCAGCGGCACCTCGACCAGACCGACCGACGCGCCCTGCGGCGTCAGCGCGGCCACGTAGCGCAGCACGGCACCGCGTTCGCGCGCCTGCCGCAGCTGCTGCAGCAACACCGCGTCGTTGTCGGCGAGGCGTTGCATGAATGCCTCCACGCTGCCGCCGCGCAGCGCCTCCGGCACCAGGCTCTGCACCTGCACCTGCTCCAGGCTGAGCGTGCGGCCCGCCTCACGCGCCAGGATCACCAGTTTGCGTGCGACGTCGATGCCGGACAGGTCGTCGCGCGGATCGGGCTCGG from Stenotrophomonas sp. 169 includes the following:
- a CDS encoding homoserine kinase, which encodes MIARAFAPASVGNVGVGFDILGHAIAGVGDTVTVRRIAEREVRIDAIRGADLPLPREPALNTAGAALMAMQEVLELPYGFAVEIDKGIALGSGMGGSAASCVAALVAANALLDAPLDRKALYPFALEGEMVASGGRHGDNLGPMLLGGLVLSTADRLVSIPVPAAWHSLLVHPDAVLETRRAREALQGSYALGDFVAQSANLALVLAGCFQNDAALVRAGLRDVLVEPRRAPLIGGFAAARDAALAAGAMGASISGAGPSVFAWFEDKASAQAAAAPVQAAFAAAGFASQAWVSPLSAPAAVLL